From one Streptomyces sp. CA-210063 genomic stretch:
- a CDS encoding thiamine pyrophosphate-dependent enzyme, whose amino-acid sequence MSHTDHMDGGDAAVHAFTAAGADYLFCSSGSEWAPVWESLARHHRDGLPCPEYLDLTHETVAVGMATGYGLLTRRPQGVLLHAAPGLLQGSMAVHGALLAGVPMVVTSSESASYGDGPGKDPGGQWYRNLSIVGGPHGVAQPFTKWSTEAASVHTLPTMITRAAELSWRAPAGPAYLNIPLEILLEEWDGREAKPIVAPGSTHSSPEEVDPVAQMIREAANPVIVTETAGREPGGFEALVAFAEAWGIPVVEPDSAVCGNFPRRHPLHAGSDIGPWMDEADLILLVNCRAPFYPPSRRPSQGRVVVIDEVPQRPHVVYQVLFADRYLEGNVTNTLRQLTKRAKDLDAAVVTARRAAQEERHSDEQAAIAAIEAKAAQAEGIDPVLVAATLRGLLDGRDAIVVDETITHSRVVKRHVQTDAPDSYFYVQGGLGQGIAVALGVKLAARERPVVLTIGDGAFAYNPVIPSYDASKAYDLPLLIVVFNNRVYKSMNLNHRRFYPDGAAAETGEWLGTDLHRLPRLAQFAEPFGMHTETVDNPDALAPALERALKAVTEGTTAVVDVLVTR is encoded by the coding sequence ATGAGCCACACCGACCACATGGACGGCGGTGACGCCGCCGTCCACGCTTTCACCGCCGCCGGCGCCGACTACCTCTTCTGCTCCTCGGGGTCCGAATGGGCCCCGGTGTGGGAGTCGCTGGCCCGGCACCACCGCGACGGACTGCCCTGCCCCGAGTATCTCGACCTGACGCACGAGACGGTCGCCGTAGGCATGGCCACCGGCTACGGACTTCTCACCCGCCGCCCGCAGGGTGTACTGCTGCACGCCGCCCCCGGCCTGCTGCAGGGGTCGATGGCGGTGCACGGGGCGCTGCTGGCCGGTGTGCCGATGGTGGTCACCTCCTCGGAGTCCGCCTCCTATGGCGACGGGCCCGGCAAGGACCCGGGCGGCCAGTGGTACCGCAACCTCTCGATCGTGGGCGGCCCGCATGGCGTCGCCCAGCCGTTCACCAAGTGGTCCACCGAGGCGGCGAGCGTCCACACACTGCCCACGATGATCACGCGTGCCGCCGAGCTGTCCTGGCGGGCCCCGGCGGGACCGGCATACCTGAACATCCCGCTGGAGATCCTGCTGGAGGAGTGGGACGGCCGCGAGGCCAAGCCGATCGTCGCCCCCGGATCCACGCACAGTTCGCCGGAAGAGGTCGACCCGGTCGCACAGATGATCCGCGAGGCGGCCAACCCCGTGATCGTCACGGAGACGGCGGGTCGCGAACCGGGCGGCTTCGAGGCGCTCGTCGCCTTCGCCGAGGCGTGGGGCATCCCCGTCGTCGAGCCCGACTCGGCGGTCTGCGGCAACTTCCCGCGCCGCCATCCGCTGCACGCGGGCAGTGACATCGGCCCCTGGATGGACGAGGCCGACCTCATTCTCCTCGTCAACTGCCGCGCCCCCTTCTACCCGCCCTCCCGTCGCCCCTCCCAGGGGCGGGTCGTCGTCATCGACGAGGTGCCGCAGCGCCCGCACGTCGTGTACCAAGTGCTGTTCGCCGACCGCTACTTGGAGGGCAACGTCACCAACACGCTGCGTCAGCTGACCAAGCGCGCCAAGGATCTCGACGCGGCGGTCGTCACCGCGCGGCGCGCGGCGCAGGAGGAGCGGCACTCCGATGAGCAGGCCGCGATCGCCGCGATCGAGGCGAAGGCGGCACAGGCCGAGGGCATCGATCCGGTGCTGGTCGCCGCGACCCTGCGGGGACTTCTCGACGGCCGGGACGCCATCGTCGTCGACGAGACCATCACCCACAGCCGCGTCGTCAAACGCCACGTCCAGACCGACGCGCCCGACTCCTACTTCTACGTGCAGGGCGGCCTCGGCCAGGGCATCGCGGTCGCGCTCGGCGTCAAACTCGCCGCGCGGGAGCGTCCCGTGGTGCTCACCATCGGCGACGGCGCGTTCGCGTACAACCCGGTCATCCCGTCGTACGACGCGTCCAAGGCGTACGACCTGCCGCTGCTGATCGTGGTCTTCAACAACCGTGTCTACAAGTCGATGAACCTCAACCACCGCCGCTTCTACCCCGATGGCGCGGCCGCCGAGACGGGTGAATGGCTCGGCACAGACCTGCACCGGCTGCCCCGCCTCGCGCAGTTCGCCGAGCCGTTCGGCATGCACACCGAGACCGTCGACAACCCGGACGCGCTCGCGCCCGCCCTCGAGCGCGCCCTCAAGGCCGTGACCGAGGGCACCACCGCTGTCGTCGACGTCCTCGTCACCCGCTGA
- a CDS encoding amidohydrolase family protein — protein MFVVDTQIHIWKEETPDRPWVPGARERIRLNGHREDPFSYEEALELMDEAGVNRALILPPSWEGDRIDYALEACEAHPDRFGIMARIPQNKPEEGKAMLKDFAQNPHVKGTRLTFHRPIDRNWMIDGTNDWYWPIAEELRIPTMVHAPIWKRELGEIAAKHPELKIIIDHMGIMARCVDDAIGYWVQETADLAVHPNIYVKVSALPGYSTDPFPNNNIQKYVREMVDKMGPQRCFYGTDITRLLGHGITYTDTIEQFTKHWDFTPEELEWIMGRGISEVLDWPVEG, from the coding sequence ATGTTCGTCGTCGACACGCAGATCCACATCTGGAAGGAAGAGACCCCGGACCGCCCCTGGGTGCCCGGGGCCCGCGAGCGGATCCGCCTCAACGGCCACCGGGAGGACCCCTTCTCGTACGAGGAGGCCCTGGAGCTGATGGACGAGGCCGGCGTGAACCGGGCGCTGATCCTGCCGCCGTCCTGGGAGGGCGACCGTATCGACTACGCCCTGGAGGCGTGCGAGGCGCACCCGGACCGGTTCGGCATCATGGCCCGCATCCCGCAGAACAAGCCCGAAGAGGGCAAGGCCATGCTGAAGGACTTCGCCCAGAACCCGCACGTCAAGGGCACGCGGCTCACCTTCCACCGGCCGATCGACCGCAACTGGATGATCGACGGCACCAACGACTGGTACTGGCCGATCGCCGAGGAACTGCGCATCCCGACCATGGTCCACGCTCCGATCTGGAAGCGGGAGCTCGGCGAGATCGCCGCCAAGCACCCCGAGCTGAAGATCATCATCGACCATATGGGCATCATGGCCCGCTGTGTCGACGACGCGATCGGCTACTGGGTCCAGGAGACCGCCGACTTGGCCGTCCATCCCAACATCTACGTCAAGGTGTCGGCGCTGCCGGGCTATTCGACGGACCCCTTCCCGAACAACAACATCCAGAAGTACGTGCGCGAGATGGTCGACAAGATGGGCCCGCAGCGCTGTTTCTACGGCACCGACATCACCCGTCTGCTCGGCCACGGCATCACCTACACCGACACGATCGAGCAGTTCACCAAGCACTGGGACTTCACGCCCGAGGAGCTCGAATGGATCATGGGCCGCGGGATCAGCGAGGTCCTCGACTGGCCGGTCGAGGGCTGA
- a CDS encoding aldehyde dehydrogenase family protein, which produces MDAVAAGEGAPLTALYLARLAQEAGIPPGVLNVVTGCGAEAGAALPAHPGIRKMTFTGSPPTGTAVMEACARNLTPLQLELGGKSPQIVLLDADLTKAVPAIVRSIVMNSGQVCAAGSRVLVHSSLHDRLVSEVADAFRVVRVGLWDQSVDMGPLINARQEKRVLDYLAIGREEGAEVVVGGGKLTGEPYDGGYFVAPTLFDRVTPGMRITQEEIFGPVLSVLTYEDEEEAVAIANGTRYGLTATLWTQDVGRAVRLARRVQAGQVAVNTLGDGGPAGAIGAPFGGYKHSGFGRSMGPDYLEDWTQVKTVVINAA; this is translated from the coding sequence ATGGACGCCGTCGCGGCCGGCGAGGGCGCCCCGCTGACGGCCCTGTACCTGGCCCGGCTGGCCCAGGAGGCAGGCATCCCGCCCGGCGTCCTCAACGTCGTGACCGGCTGCGGCGCCGAGGCCGGAGCCGCGCTGCCCGCCCACCCCGGCATCCGCAAGATGACCTTCACCGGCTCGCCCCCGACCGGCACCGCCGTGATGGAGGCCTGCGCCCGCAACCTCACTCCCCTGCAATTGGAGCTGGGCGGCAAGTCTCCGCAGATCGTGCTGCTCGACGCCGACCTCACCAAGGCCGTACCGGCGATCGTGCGCAGCATCGTCATGAACAGCGGCCAGGTCTGCGCGGCCGGCTCCCGGGTCCTGGTCCACTCCTCACTCCACGACCGGCTGGTCTCCGAAGTGGCGGACGCCTTCCGCGTCGTCCGGGTCGGGCTGTGGGACCAGTCCGTCGACATGGGTCCTCTGATCAACGCCCGACAGGAGAAGCGCGTACTGGACTACCTCGCCATCGGGCGGGAGGAGGGCGCCGAAGTCGTCGTCGGTGGCGGCAAGTTGACCGGAGAGCCATACGACGGCGGCTACTTCGTCGCGCCGACCCTCTTCGACCGGGTCACCCCCGGGATGCGCATCACCCAGGAAGAGATCTTCGGCCCGGTGCTGTCGGTCCTCACGTACGAGGACGAGGAGGAGGCCGTCGCCATCGCCAACGGCACCCGCTACGGACTGACCGCCACGTTGTGGACCCAGGACGTGGGACGAGCGGTGCGGTTGGCCCGCCGGGTACAGGCCGGGCAGGTCGCCGTCAACACCCTCGGTGACGGCGGTCCGGCCGGAGCGATCGGCGCGCCTTTCGGTGGCTACAAGCACAGCGGGTTCGGCCGCTCCATGGGCCCGGACTATCTGGAGGACTGGACGCAGGTGAAGACGGTGGTCATCAACGCCGCCTGA
- a CDS encoding helix-turn-helix transcriptional regulator: MAQDLARFSAEMADELPPAAVLTRRLDWGDVCLAFKHGVTSYVLEGPHSCRLDEVLMCTARRFGILDPEIVGRVRIEARAKGRTATAKPGRSPSASEAAIPGSRPLLSQRESQVMNLLASGLDVRDVARQLFLTDKTVRNYLSRVYSKIGVRNQAQAVLYWLGRADSPTPGSPTRADGRESGPLNVG, translated from the coding sequence ATGGCGCAGGATCTGGCTCGTTTCTCGGCCGAGATGGCGGACGAGCTGCCACCCGCCGCGGTGCTGACACGGCGGCTCGACTGGGGCGACGTCTGCCTGGCCTTCAAGCACGGTGTCACCAGCTACGTGCTGGAGGGACCGCACTCCTGTCGGCTCGACGAGGTACTGATGTGCACCGCCCGCCGCTTCGGCATCCTCGACCCGGAAATCGTCGGAAGGGTCAGGATCGAGGCTCGAGCCAAGGGACGAACGGCGACAGCGAAGCCAGGCAGATCACCATCCGCGTCGGAGGCCGCCATCCCTGGATCGCGTCCGCTGTTGTCCCAGCGAGAGAGCCAGGTCATGAACCTTCTGGCCTCCGGCCTCGATGTCCGTGATGTCGCCCGGCAGTTGTTTCTGACCGACAAGACGGTCAGGAACTATCTGAGCCGCGTCTACAGCAAGATCGGCGTGCGCAACCAGGCCCAGGCGGTTTTGTACTGGCTCGGGCGAGCGGACAGCCCGACGCCCGGCTCCCCAACCAGGGCGGACGGGCGAGAGAGTGGACCGCTGAACGTCGGTTGA
- a CDS encoding S8 family serine peptidase, whose amino-acid sequence MPPTTPHICPIPGARRLTRIAVAAGLTAVLTTTGLIPLAFVAEGHSSAERPKSAHDKLGSADAELLAEAEATGEKNVTMMIATTPGKTEQVAAELDAIKGGSVGRTYDKLGYVRATVPTGRADAAIDAAVKLSSVHGIDLRDEIQLEDPSPAAPSVNGAGVKATSDTYPGPGKDTPAENPYNPTFETGAVDFVKKYPTLDGRGVTIGVLDTGVDLASPALQKTTTGERKIVDWVTATDPIVDGDGTWRAMTTDVSGPAFTYGSQSWKAPSGSYRVNVFRESVTKGGKVEDGLTDGDANRDGDTTDSWGVLYDPAAGTVTVDLNNDHDFTDDEPMKPYKDGHQIGYFGTDDPATDIAERQPFVVEIRKDVPMDPLGGDWVGKKSDFVNIGVVSKYHGTHVAGIAAANGLFGGTMNGAAPGAKIVSSRACIFGAGCTNVALAEGMIDLVVNRGVDIVNMSIGGLPALNDGNNARAELYTRLIDTYGVQLVIAAGNSGPGTNTIDDPGLADKVISVGAGVSKETWAANYGAEVEKTYSLFTLSARGPREDGGFAPTLVAPGSAVSSSPSWMPGAQLFEQYTGWNLPAGYTMYQGTSMASPQTAGGSALLLSAAEQQGVDLTPVKLRTALTSTARHIKGLQAYEEGAGLIDIQAAWKEIQEGANAHEYTVKAPVDTALDQLLKTPGFGTGIYDREGGLKAGQKKTYEVTLTRTSGPDGPVPHTLRLQNNKSRTFSLLGSQTVALPLNRPVTVKVQAAPTSEGIKSARLEIDDPTTVGVDEQVLTTVVVSTPADYTYSASGSVQRNSANTYFVTVPEGARTLEVRLGGLKDGSRTVVSALQPYGLPVKDDDPATPDVAAYPDPQAGVWEIVVQSSYASKLLDNPYDLDVTVYRTSFDPEPATVPEAKAGTPAAVSWTAENEYAPVNGTLKSGPLGSSRTTRPTIATGDTQTTTVVVPEGTTSLDVAIGNPSDKATDLDLRVYDGDGDLVGMDADSDAEESVSVPRPAAGTYTVEVLGFGVPSGSTAYDYRDVFFSTALGSLTPDDAGPVRLGTGASATVSAHVTAAAAAPEGRALFGEVHLLNDRGTFVGKGTVRIGKVTP is encoded by the coding sequence ATGCCCCCCACCACCCCCCACATCTGCCCGATACCGGGTGCGAGACGCTTGACCCGCATAGCCGTGGCCGCCGGGCTGACGGCCGTACTCACCACGACCGGGCTGATACCCCTGGCTTTCGTTGCCGAGGGCCATTCCTCTGCCGAGAGACCCAAGTCCGCGCATGACAAGCTCGGTTCGGCGGACGCCGAGCTGCTCGCCGAGGCGGAGGCCACCGGCGAGAAGAACGTCACGATGATGATCGCCACCACTCCGGGTAAGACGGAGCAGGTTGCCGCGGAGTTGGACGCCATCAAGGGCGGCTCCGTCGGCCGTACTTACGACAAGCTCGGCTACGTCAGGGCGACCGTACCGACCGGCAGGGCGGACGCGGCCATCGACGCCGCCGTCAAGCTGTCCTCGGTGCACGGCATCGACCTGCGCGACGAGATACAGCTGGAAGATCCGTCGCCTGCTGCCCCCAGTGTCAATGGCGCTGGCGTGAAGGCGACTTCGGACACGTATCCCGGGCCCGGCAAGGACACCCCGGCCGAGAACCCGTACAACCCGACCTTCGAGACGGGCGCCGTCGACTTCGTGAAGAAGTACCCGACGTTGGACGGCCGCGGTGTCACCATCGGTGTCCTCGACACCGGAGTGGACCTCGCGAGCCCGGCGCTGCAGAAGACCACCACCGGCGAGCGGAAGATCGTCGACTGGGTCACGGCCACCGACCCGATCGTCGACGGCGACGGCACCTGGCGCGCGATGACGACCGACGTGTCCGGGCCGGCCTTCACCTACGGCAGCCAGAGCTGGAAGGCCCCTTCGGGCTCGTACCGCGTCAACGTCTTCCGTGAGTCCGTCACCAAGGGCGGCAAGGTCGAGGACGGCCTGACCGACGGCGACGCGAACCGCGACGGTGACACCACGGACAGCTGGGGCGTGCTGTACGACCCGGCGGCCGGCACGGTCACCGTCGACCTGAACAACGACCACGACTTCACCGACGACGAGCCGATGAAGCCGTACAAGGACGGCCACCAGATCGGCTACTTCGGCACCGACGACCCGGCCACCGACATCGCCGAGCGGCAGCCGTTCGTCGTGGAGATCCGCAAGGACGTACCCATGGACCCGCTCGGCGGCGACTGGGTCGGCAAGAAGTCCGACTTCGTCAACATCGGCGTCGTCAGCAAATATCACGGCACCCACGTCGCCGGTATCGCCGCGGCCAACGGCCTGTTCGGCGGCACGATGAACGGCGCCGCGCCGGGGGCGAAGATCGTGTCGTCCCGCGCCTGCATCTTCGGGGCCGGCTGCACCAACGTCGCGCTGGCCGAGGGCATGATCGACCTGGTCGTCAACCGCGGCGTCGACATCGTCAACATGTCCATCGGCGGCCTGCCCGCACTCAACGACGGCAACAACGCGCGCGCCGAGCTGTACACGCGCCTCATCGACACCTACGGCGTCCAACTCGTGATCGCCGCCGGCAACTCAGGCCCCGGCACCAACACGATCGACGACCCGGGCCTGGCCGACAAGGTGATCTCGGTCGGCGCCGGCGTCTCCAAGGAGACCTGGGCCGCCAACTACGGTGCCGAAGTGGAGAAGACGTACAGCCTGTTCACCCTCTCCGCCCGCGGCCCCCGCGAGGACGGCGGGTTCGCACCAACCCTCGTCGCCCCCGGCTCGGCGGTCTCCTCCAGCCCGTCCTGGATGCCCGGCGCCCAGCTCTTCGAGCAGTACACGGGCTGGAACCTGCCTGCCGGCTACACCATGTACCAGGGCACGTCGATGGCGTCCCCGCAGACGGCGGGCGGGAGCGCGTTGCTGCTGTCCGCTGCCGAGCAGCAGGGCGTCGACCTCACTCCTGTGAAACTGCGCACGGCGCTCACCTCGACCGCCCGCCACATCAAGGGACTTCAGGCGTACGAGGAGGGCGCGGGCCTGATCGACATCCAGGCTGCCTGGAAGGAGATCCAGGAGGGAGCGAACGCCCACGAGTACACCGTGAAGGCCCCGGTCGACACCGCGCTCGACCAGCTACTGAAGACGCCCGGCTTCGGTACCGGGATCTACGACCGCGAGGGCGGTCTCAAGGCCGGCCAGAAGAAGACGTACGAGGTCACCCTGACGCGTACCTCCGGCCCCGACGGCCCGGTCCCGCACACACTGCGGCTGCAGAACAACAAGTCCCGCACCTTCTCTCTCCTCGGCTCGCAGACGGTGGCACTGCCGCTGAACCGTCCGGTGACCGTGAAGGTCCAGGCCGCGCCGACGTCCGAGGGCATCAAGAGCGCCCGCCTGGAGATCGATGACCCGACGACAGTGGGCGTCGACGAGCAGGTCCTGACGACCGTGGTGGTCTCCACGCCGGCGGACTACACCTACTCCGCCTCGGGATCGGTGCAGCGCAACAGCGCGAACACCTACTTTGTGACCGTCCCCGAAGGCGCCAGGACCCTGGAGGTCAGGCTCGGCGGCCTGAAGGACGGTAGCCGGACGGTGGTGAGCGCGCTCCAGCCGTACGGCCTGCCCGTCAAGGACGACGACCCCGCCACGCCCGATGTGGCCGCGTACCCGGACCCGCAGGCCGGTGTGTGGGAGATAGTGGTCCAGTCGTCCTACGCCTCGAAGCTGCTCGACAATCCGTACGACCTGGACGTCACTGTGTACCGCACCTCCTTCGACCCGGAGCCCGCGACCGTGCCGGAGGCCAAGGCGGGCACACCGGCCGCCGTCTCCTGGACGGCCGAGAACGAGTACGCGCCGGTGAACGGCACCCTCAAGAGCGGCCCGCTCGGCTCGTCGCGGACCACACGTCCCACCATCGCCACCGGCGACACACAGACCACCACGGTCGTGGTGCCCGAGGGCACCACGTCACTGGACGTCGCCATCGGCAACCCCTCGGACAAGGCCACCGACCTGGACCTGAGGGTGTACGACGGCGACGGCGACCTCGTCGGCATGGACGCGGACAGCGACGCCGAGGAGTCGGTCTCCGTGCCCCGCCCGGCCGCCGGCACCTACACGGTCGAGGTACTGGGCTTCGGCGTCCCGTCCGGCTCCACCGCCTACGACTACCGCGACGTGTTCTTCTCCACAGCCCTTGGCTCGCTCACCCCGGACGATGCGGGGCCGGTGCGGCTCGGCACGGGAGCCTCTGCGACCGTGTCCGCACACGTCACGGCCGCGGCCGCGGCACCGGAGGGCCGCGCGCTCTTCGGCGAGGTGCATCTGCTCAACGACCGCGGGACCTTCGTGGGCAAGGGCACTGTGAGGATTGGGAAGGTGACGCCGTAG
- a CDS encoding MBL fold metallo-hydrolase — MSLVLLGTNSGPPPLANRYGTSSALVINGRTYVVDCGRGAVTQYLRAGLSMPSLAGIFLTHLHADHIVDYYSFPLLSAGASGAQGFRTPVSVYGPGPAGIPSTVAGAPGPVPGTVEMTQLAGQAYAAAPTFFMTEHIGIDPATLLDVHDVLPPTAIGASATNTAPTMRPFTVMENDDVKVSAILVPHGAAFPAYAYRFDTDHGSVVFSGDTAITLNTITLARNADVLVHEALYPDGLASLGLPQSLIDHILATHTDVTELGRIAAEAGAGALVATHLSPGNPAAVSDATWRRLLRDSAHRSDYGGRMLLGTDLMHVPVRRGALRG, encoded by the coding sequence TTGTCGCTCGTCCTGCTCGGCACCAACAGCGGGCCGCCCCCACTGGCAAACCGATACGGCACCTCGTCGGCGCTGGTCATCAACGGCCGTACATACGTGGTCGATTGCGGCCGCGGAGCGGTGACCCAGTACCTGCGCGCAGGACTGTCGATGCCCTCGCTCGCCGGCATCTTCCTCACCCACCTGCACGCCGACCACATCGTCGACTACTACTCCTTCCCGCTGCTGTCCGCAGGAGCGTCCGGCGCTCAGGGCTTCCGGACACCGGTGTCCGTCTACGGCCCCGGCCCCGCCGGCATCCCTTCGACCGTGGCCGGCGCTCCCGGCCCCGTGCCGGGCACGGTCGAGATGACCCAGCTGGCCGGGCAGGCGTACGCCGCCGCACCCACCTTCTTCATGACCGAGCACATCGGCATCGACCCGGCCACCCTGCTCGACGTCCACGACGTACTGCCACCGACCGCGATCGGCGCCTCCGCGACGAACACCGCGCCCACTATGCGGCCCTTCACCGTCATGGAGAACGACGACGTCAAGGTCAGCGCCATCCTCGTCCCGCACGGCGCGGCGTTCCCCGCCTACGCCTACCGCTTCGACACCGACCACGGCAGCGTCGTCTTCTCCGGCGACACCGCCATCACCCTCAACACCATCACGCTCGCCCGCAACGCGGACGTACTGGTCCACGAGGCCCTCTACCCCGACGGGCTGGCGAGCCTGGGCCTGCCGCAGTCCCTCATCGACCACATCCTGGCCACCCACACCGATGTCACTGAACTCGGCCGGATCGCGGCCGAGGCCGGCGCCGGCGCCCTGGTCGCCACCCACCTCAGCCCGGGAAACCCGGCCGCCGTCTCCGACGCGACCTGGCGCCGCCTCCTCCGCGACAGCGCACACCGATCCGACTACGGCGGCCGCATGCTCCTCGGCACCGACCTGATGCACGTCCCGGTACGGCGCGGCGCCCTCCGGGGGTAG
- a CDS encoding oxidoreductase has product MRTAVELGVRHIDTSDFYRPAVVNELIREALHPYPGRLPHRDQGRGPPGRRGRLVPSLDPDDLKFQVHENLRHLGLDTLNVVNLRVAASAGGAGDSIAEPFGGTRRTAATGPDPPSRAQRSLGRPAHRGAAHPTVATVQNFYNLADRHSAPLVGRCASQHITFVPYFPLGGFRPLRHDALLQLAGSMLPPQQVALAWLSQRSRAIALIPGTSPRSTRWPRDAASCFAEAPESSTNRPAELTNWRSWTTSARTQGDGSPP; this is encoded by the coding sequence GTGCGCACGGCCGTCGAACTGGGCGTACGGCACATCGACACCAGCGACTTCTACCGCCCCGCCGTCGTCAACGAACTGATCAGAGAAGCTCTCCACCCCTACCCGGGACGACTTCCGCATCGTGACCAAGGTCGGGGTCCGCCGGGACGACGAGGGAGGCTGGTCCCCTCCCTGGACCCGGACGACCTCAAGTTCCAGGTCCACGAAAACCTCCGGCACCTCGGTCTGGACACACTCAACGTGGTCAATCTGCGCGTGGCGGCGAGCGCGGGCGGAGCCGGGGACAGCATCGCCGAGCCCTTCGGGGGCACTCGCCGAACTGCGGCGACAGGGCCTGATCCGCCATCTCGGGCTCAGCGGAGTCTCGGACGCCCAGCTCACCGAGGCGCAGCACATCCCACCGTCGCCACCGTCCAGAACTTCTACAACCTGGCCGACCGGCACAGTGCCCCGCTGGTCGGCAGATGCGCGAGCCAACACATCACGTTCGTGCCCTACTTCCCGCTGGGCGGATTCCGTCCACTGCGGCACGACGCGCTCCTCCAGTTGGCCGGCTCCATGCTTCCCCCGCAACAGGTGGCCCTGGCCTGGCTGTCGCAGCGCTCGCGGGCCATCGCACTGATTCCCGGCACCTCCCCGCGCTCGACGCGATGGCCGCGTGACGCTGCGAGTTGCTTCGCCGAGGCGCCGGAGTCATCGACGAACCGCCCTGCCGAGCTGACGAATTGGCGCAGTTGGACGACGTCGGCACGTACGCAAGGCGACGGATCGCCACCTTAG
- a CDS encoding LysR family transcriptional regulator, with amino-acid sequence MDRMLLMRSFVTVAQLGSFSGAARALSSSGSLVSRHVAELERQLGVRLVNRTARSVSLTEPGLRYSEFAARILAEVEAEEALIGHLHDRAEGALSVVCPKWIGSLDVGDAIAAFAAAHPKITVRFELGGLSERTYDFLDGGFDVALHTRDLRDSRVHLKKIASLPFTLCASEEYVKRHGFLNHPGELAEHDCLVHVNEPVWRLGHGSTSSLHKIRNVAFSSNSYLALRKAAVQGRGIALLPQRSAYEDLVSGALQVQLPEVPIPDRPLYAIYGPGQTVPRKVVILLEFLTRWFKENPIPAIGT; translated from the coding sequence ATGGACCGCATGCTCCTGATGCGCAGCTTCGTCACCGTCGCGCAGCTCGGCAGTTTCAGCGGAGCCGCCCGGGCCCTCAGCTCGTCCGGCTCCCTCGTCTCACGGCACGTGGCGGAACTCGAGCGGCAGCTCGGTGTCCGCCTCGTCAACCGCACGGCTCGTTCCGTCAGCCTGACCGAACCGGGGTTGCGCTACTCCGAGTTCGCCGCCCGCATCCTCGCGGAGGTCGAAGCCGAAGAAGCCCTCATCGGGCACCTGCACGACCGAGCGGAAGGTGCCCTGAGCGTCGTCTGCCCCAAGTGGATCGGAAGCCTGGACGTCGGGGACGCCATCGCCGCCTTCGCCGCCGCGCACCCCAAGATCACCGTGCGGTTCGAACTGGGGGGACTATCGGAGCGCACCTACGACTTCCTGGACGGCGGCTTCGACGTGGCCCTGCACACGCGGGATCTGAGAGATTCCCGGGTCCACCTCAAGAAGATCGCGTCGCTCCCCTTCACCCTGTGCGCGTCCGAGGAATACGTGAAACGACACGGCTTCCTCAACCATCCCGGCGAACTGGCCGAGCACGACTGCCTGGTGCACGTGAACGAGCCCGTGTGGCGCCTGGGGCACGGATCCACCTCCAGCCTGCACAAGATCCGCAACGTGGCTTTCTCCTCGAACTCGTACCTGGCCCTGCGGAAGGCCGCCGTCCAAGGCCGCGGCATCGCCCTGCTCCCCCAGCGCTCCGCCTACGAGGACCTGGTCTCCGGCGCACTCCAGGTCCAGCTCCCCGAAGTCCCCATCCCCGACCGCCCGTTGTACGCGATCTACGGACCCGGCCAGACCGTGCCGCGAAAGGTCGTCATCCTGCTCGAATTCCTCACGCGATGGTTCAAGGAGAACCCCATTCCCGCGATCGGGACGTGA
- a CDS encoding TetR/AcrR family transcriptional regulator, translating into MTAADRRKLILNAAGELFIARGYPGVTMEDVLAKVGGSKATLYRHFADKAELFQAAVEALCDEWSKPVHTFTAPPDADLATTLTALGGHFAALVLTPQAIALHRLVTAEAERMPEVGRAFFEHGPSTGQRVLGKYLQQARDAGEIDMSDPVRAAAQLYQAMLGDAQMRLLTNSPRKLDDDEVKEGIAVAVRVFLHGTTASRGDAL; encoded by the coding sequence ATGACGGCAGCCGACCGGCGCAAACTGATCCTGAACGCCGCAGGCGAGCTGTTCATCGCCCGGGGCTACCCAGGCGTCACCATGGAAGACGTCCTCGCGAAGGTCGGCGGCTCGAAGGCGACGCTGTACCGCCACTTCGCCGACAAGGCCGAGCTGTTCCAGGCCGCTGTGGAAGCCCTGTGCGACGAGTGGTCGAAGCCGGTGCACACCTTCACCGCGCCCCCCGACGCCGACCTCGCCACCACGCTCACGGCCCTCGGCGGGCACTTCGCCGCCCTGGTCCTCACCCCCCAGGCCATCGCCCTGCACCGACTGGTCACCGCGGAGGCCGAACGCATGCCAGAGGTCGGCCGCGCCTTCTTCGAACACGGCCCCTCCACCGGCCAGCGCGTTCTGGGCAAGTACCTGCAACAGGCACGCGACGCCGGTGAGATCGACATGAGCGACCCCGTCCGCGCGGCGGCACAGCTCTACCAGGCGATGCTCGGCGACGCCCAGATGCGCCTGCTGACCAACTCCCCGCGCAAATTGGACGACGACGAGGTCAAGGAGGGCATCGCCGTCGCGGTCCGGGTCTTCCTGCACGGCACGACGGCATCGCGCGGCGACGCGCTGTAA